The following nucleotide sequence is from Acyrthosiphon pisum isolate AL4f chromosome A2, pea_aphid_22Mar2018_4r6ur, whole genome shotgun sequence.
GAATTTACGCATGtatttgttaaatgtttatttggTTATGTTCTTTGTAAACGAaactatgaatttttttttttgtaacgttatttttcgaaattcatCATAAATCTTTCATTGTATCTCAAATTACAGTTATCTTTCTCTATATAAGGTACATCCTGCTGTCTATTCCTACaccttaaattcaaatttagtaactatttacatttaatatgctagatatccaaaaataaaataaaagcaattAAATTATGCCATTATTACTGTCATAACTTGAtaagataaaaatgtttgatctaatttctattattttttaatctcaattcttatacatatttattctcAAACGAAAAATTctcattaatgaaatattatctttattattgtttatatgttaaacaaattgtttaaatgcatttattgtccaactatgtataatattactgtttattgttaagcaaaaattttttaatttatatttttgtacaaaattattactgatatatatatatttgattaatgattatattaggtaatattattttattattgattagttATTTAGCATTCAagcattgatatttattttttagttattagagacagataatattttgttctacgcactattttatatacataagttttgatttgtatattaaatgtaatccACAAAAGTAaaccttatatttattaaaaatatcaactgTTTTTGttgaacttaaaaatgtttagaatcaACATTGAACAAgacttgtgattttttttttgttttttaagatGGATAatgtttaagatatttaaacaaaatatataataatattgttattaaaataatatttttatttgaatgtgtaggtgcaattataaattaaaataacaattaatattatttcagattAATACTGGtaacaaatataacaattataaatcacATTTTAGTATGCTATTTTTACCAATCTAATGCAATATCAGTGAATGGTTTGGCTCATATATTTTGGTAATATGTtgcatacattttatgatataaaaaaaattattgataatttatattaactatctGTTATCAAGTGACTGTATTTGTTGTTGATCAACTGAAGAGTCTTCTGATGCAATccaattataattatcaccagtaacaacaacaaataattgATTGTCATTTATATGAAGTTGGtttctgaaataattaaaaagatcTTCTtcctgaaataaatatattaatttatggttgtaataattataaataaaacatgataAGTCATGACATACATTTCCAATTGGTGATGGATTAGGTAATTTTGAATCTAGATTGTAAtaaattccattaatatttttgatagatATCCAATGTCTTCGTTTTAATGGTAACCATAAAAATCCTAAACGACATTCACTGGGTATGTTCATTACAAACCCaaatattttatccaatttcaacatttttgggTCCCTAATGTATAAagaattgtttaaaattcatatttctctataaatatgttttttaaaagtctaatataaaataaagacaaatacaaattaaataaactatctatcattaattagtttttatcagTCAATGTAATGTAtgatataagtaatacattttatcttcagataaactattatttatttattttaacaaaaatatatgaaattattttaaataagacaaaatgttatcacatattatatttaaatgtctaataaatttaaaaaaaaaattaaattaagctaATAAGCTAATGCCGTGTTGTATGAACAATCActtaacatttaatgaatcaatagtgagctctcttaaacatgatttagtggcccatgattggtccattaaatgttattgtcattaaattaatacatttttcattcaactctgtattaatatattaattattagaatcagtatttatttattgaatacaaaaaaatggaATAGTACAAactgtttttttgtaaataattttctatcaaaactaaatacaatatagtagatattattagtgttaataatcattaaatgtccaaaaagtaaaatttataagCAAACGGGTATTATACAAGGCACTTACAAACAGCAATGGGTCaaattgtttattgatttgaattattttcatattccctaacacaatttattgttacattaattTTGCATTCAAAATGTAGAgctttataaaattttttttttttaatttaaaatttaataaatttataataatctatacgacaataataacattaattttagagTAGGAAGGCTCCCAGCAGTACCACTTGACAATAAATCATAAGTGCTACTTTAATTTATATGCAAAAACACacctacaattttaaaaacatacaaaaaattggtaaatttttgttttttgataaattaaattaaaaattaacataaattctGAACAACTAAGTTACTATCCCATAGTTTGGTAATAATTGTGTACCTTTTTCcctttcattattttattatttttattaatattattcatgaaataatttGCCAAAAATAGCAGtaagttaaatataatgtagCGCTACGTAATTGATTATTAACCATCatataatcaaaattacaaaaaagtaTAGCAATAGTAAAGTTGTATATCACAAGTTgtagcataattttttatgatactAACTTTCTTTTATCAAACCAAAAGGCACTATAGCCTTTGTTTTGTAATGCAGCAATCAAAACGTTGACATCATAGTTACCGATACCTAAAATCGAACGATGTGGATTTATATAGTTGTTGGGTGACAGTGAAAAACATATAGCATCAAGTTCCATTTGCTTGAATGCCTCTTTTGATTGAAACAAATTGTTGAGAGCGTGTAATGCACATAACTCCTtggactaaataataaatataaataaataatgtgtgCTATGTAAGTattagtaaaattgtattaaataacatGGTGTTTTCTATATTACTTGTTTTTCATGATAAATAGTTGTAGATTCCGGTAACATGATTCATTTAATCTACTTATTAGTATTGATGAACTTTTAATACAactttgatttaattattaaatgaatttgtGATCTCGAAATAAAACGCAACCTCAAAAATTCAAAGTGGGTAATAGTTGTtacgtataattaaaaaatgtttttattattgtacgtgTTGATTTTCGTTActtgtttacaaaattaatataaataaataatattgttaagatAACATGTAGTTATCTGTGTAGTAGGTATCTACAGCCGTGGCAGTAAAATATGATGAGAAATATAAAAAGAGATGGAAACTAGGAaactgtaataaaaaactaGTAGTAGTGATAAGTGATATAAGTTCACAAACACGATGTAGGGaagatcttctctacatcgtgttCACaaattatcgatatttataccaCGATATTGttctttttgttatataatatttattatagatataatatatatcttaaaaatattataatatattataataatatatctaaattcgtgcataagttaattattgttttttttttttaataataaaaaattgttttgttattatcatGAATGTTTTATCACCGTTGAGTGAGTTTcccactaaaatttaaaataccgaaCCTAAAAATACTCGTTTATagctaggtataggtacctaaccattGCCGCTCGTCAACTGTCTGTATGCATTTAGCCTATACCACCCCTAGTTTAAGTTTATCGAAATTGTGACCTTACTACCTATAGAACCTTAGGCTTGATAATCAAATAATTCCAActctaaatcaaataatatataggttatatattattacaatataatattggtttaacACTAGTCAAACGTGAAACGACTCACTTGGGGTTGCACGCCTAAAACTAAAGCGTAAACAGTAAGTCTTTCATCTACACCTCTTAAGTCTTAACAGCTCTCCTGAAATGTAGGGCGGAGTGgcaatcaacattttcaaactacttgttcgatgggaaagtgattctagttggtgcattcaggaggacgaattttaaatttcccaatagttttcaaaatcgccgagaaaaacaaacaaaaaatttagggaaaacgggaattttgacgCATAattagttttcgacaaaatcaattttgatttttggcctaactctaaaacaaatgaccgtagatatataaaattttCGGTAAATGGAAATTTTCCCCCCGGACATTTCCCCCCCACCCCCACCCCAATTGTTTTCGGTCTAGTAGGACATTTCTcccccgatatatttttgatgcgaACATTTTccctccattttttttttgagtttattattgactcgtaagtaataagtaataatattgaatttaataatacaatgttatttattatttaatatgaaattatttttttattttcataaatataatagattataaatttatattatgtttgatccTCTCAGctacttgaaagttgaaacaataagcaatttttaaaaaataagtataaaataaaatataatttataaaatggccAAAAATTccgacataaaaatgatacattttgtaaaaaatatttgattactgattcttttgttatttctaaacacatattttttagactttgttcatattttttt
It contains:
- the LOC100167209 gene encoding josephin-2, which codes for MLPESTTIYHEKQSKELCALHALNNLFQSKEAFKQMELDAICFSLSPNNYINPHRSILGIGNYDVNVLIAALQNKGYSAFWFDKRKDPKMLKLDKIFGFVMNIPSECRLGFLWLPLKRRHWISIKNINGIYYNLDSKLPNPSPIGNEEDLFNYFRNQLHINDNQLFVVVTGDNYNWIASEDSSVDQQQIQSLDNR